The Thermomicrobiales bacterium genome window below encodes:
- a CDS encoding SH3 domain-containing protein, with product MFWFWAQAFWGDDNDTNTVGESTAVSTLPAITASPTMTVETGTGQPPIIVTTPPAGASTEVPGTDNPPETGGELAIGGSAVVANSGGTGVNFRAEPSTESDIIDVLLDGTSLTILDGPLDAEGYTWWQVESDSGTGWLVQDYLQAQ from the coding sequence TTGTTCTGGTTCTGGGCCCAGGCATTCTGGGGCGACGACAACGACACCAACACGGTCGGGGAGAGCACAGCCGTTTCAACGCTACCGGCGATCACAGCTTCGCCAACGATGACGGTCGAGACTGGCACCGGGCAGCCGCCGATCATTGTGACGACGCCGCCAGCCGGGGCATCCACCGAAGTGCCGGGCACAGACAATCCGCCGGAAACAGGTGGCGAGCTCGCCATCGGCGGTTCTGCGGTCGTCGCAAATTCAGGTGGAACCGGCGTCAACTTCCGAGCGGAACCATCGACCGAGTCCGACATCATCGACGTGCTTCTTGATGGCACGAGCCTGACGATTCTCGACGGGCCGCTTGATGCCGAGGGCTATACGTGGTGGCAGGTTGAGTCCGATTCCGGCACCGGCTGGCTCGTGCAGGACTATCTTCAGGCACAATAG
- the rpsB gene encoding 30S ribosomal protein S2: MSPEETQVTMKQLLEAGVHFGHQTKRWNPKMRPYIFGERNGIHVIDLHQTAKLLAEAQEFLSDLAARGGKIVFVGTKKQAQATVEQEASRCGMFFVNRRWLGGTLTNFVTIRSRLQYLRNLERQSLGGDFESLPKQEAQSKEQELEKLQRTLGGLKELTQRPAAIVVVDPRREELAIKEASRLGIPIIAMVDTNCDPDPIDFVIPANDDAIRSVRLVLSKLSDAIIEGRTRLEIAAADEEEARGSAADYGYPDNAGEQSDRDAQSRRPRRR; encoded by the coding sequence ATGTCTCCCGAAGAAACCCAGGTCACGATGAAGCAGCTCCTCGAAGCGGGAGTGCACTTCGGTCACCAGACCAAGCGCTGGAACCCGAAGATGCGCCCCTATATCTTCGGCGAGCGCAATGGCATCCACGTCATTGATCTGCATCAGACCGCCAAGCTCCTGGCTGAGGCGCAGGAGTTCCTGTCTGACCTCGCCGCTCGTGGCGGAAAGATCGTCTTCGTTGGCACCAAGAAGCAGGCACAGGCGACGGTTGAGCAGGAAGCCAGCCGCTGCGGAATGTTCTTCGTCAATCGCCGTTGGCTGGGCGGAACGCTCACCAACTTCGTGACGATCCGCTCCCGCTTGCAGTACCTGCGCAACCTGGAGCGCCAGTCGTTGGGCGGCGACTTCGAGTCTCTTCCGAAGCAGGAAGCGCAGTCGAAAGAGCAGGAGCTTGAGAAGCTGCAGCGCACGCTCGGCGGACTCAAGGAGCTGACGCAGCGCCCGGCAGCTATCGTTGTCGTTGACCCGCGCCGCGAAGAGCTGGCGATCAAGGAAGCCAGTCGACTGGGCATCCCCATCATCGCGATGGTCGATACCAACTGCGATCCGGATCCGATCGACTTCGTGATCCCCGCGAACGACGACGCAATCCGCTCGGTGCGGCTGGTCCTCTCAAAGCTGTCAGACGCGATCATAGAAGGCCGAACACGCCTCGAGATTGCAGCAGCGGACGAAGAGGAAGCTCGTGGATCGGCCGCCGATTACGGCTACCCGGACAACGCGGGTGAGCAGTCCGATCGCGATGCGCAGTCCCGTCGGCCGCGACGCCGATAA
- the tsf gene encoding translation elongation factor Ts codes for MSTALVKELRERTGAGIMECKRALEEAGGDLDKAAAILRDQGAAKASKKAGRDARQGLIETYIHGGRIGAMVEINCETDFVARTDDFKQLAKEVAMQIAAASPAWVSDSDVSADDRAAGITEFGDEKHFVEARVLLSQPSIREPRRTVNDLVQDAIAKIGENIVIRRFARFELGETAGDSDAADA; via the coding sequence ATGTCCACTGCACTCGTAAAGGAACTTCGAGAGCGCACCGGCGCGGGCATCATGGAGTGCAAGCGTGCGCTCGAAGAAGCCGGCGGCGATCTTGACAAGGCAGCCGCCATTCTTCGCGATCAGGGCGCTGCGAAGGCCAGCAAGAAGGCCGGTCGCGATGCTCGCCAGGGTCTGATTGAGACCTACATCCACGGCGGCCGCATCGGCGCGATGGTTGAGATCAATTGCGAAACCGACTTCGTTGCTCGAACGGACGACTTCAAGCAGTTGGCGAAGGAAGTCGCGATGCAGATCGCAGCTGCCAGCCCTGCCTGGGTCTCGGACTCAGACGTTTCGGCTGACGACCGCGCAGCCGGAATTACCGAGTTCGGCGACGAGAAGCACTTCGTTGAGGCCAGGGTCCTGCTGTCGCAGCCATCCATTCGCGAGCCGCGACGCACGGTCAACGATCTGGTGCAGGATGCCATCGCCAAGATTGGCGAGAACATCGTCATCCGCCGTTTTGCACGCTTCGAGCTCGGCGAAACGGCCGGCGACAGTGATGCGGCCGACGCATAA
- the pyrH gene encoding UMP kinase translates to MSGDSCERKRYTRIVLKLSGEALEGDRGYGIDPAVVSSLARHIRDVHDTGTEIAIVIGGGNIWRGLEASTTGMDRATADYMGMLATIQNALALQDALEHQGTPTRVQTAIEMHQIAEPFIRRRAIRHMEKGRVVILAGGTGNPFFTTDTAAALRAAELGAEAILMAKNGTDGVYTADPRTDPTAVRYDVLSYQDVLERNLRVMDGSAVALCRDNNLPIIVFNIQEDGNIQRAAQGESVGTLICSHEQKAMN, encoded by the coding sequence ATGTCGGGCGATTCGTGCGAGCGGAAGCGATACACGCGCATCGTCCTTAAGCTCTCCGGTGAAGCTCTCGAAGGTGATCGAGGCTACGGCATCGACCCAGCGGTCGTGTCGAGCCTCGCTCGCCACATCCGTGATGTTCACGACACCGGCACTGAAATCGCCATCGTCATCGGCGGCGGCAACATCTGGCGCGGGCTCGAAGCCAGCACGACCGGCATGGATCGCGCAACCGCCGATTACATGGGCATGCTCGCGACGATTCAGAACGCGCTGGCGTTACAAGATGCCCTCGAACATCAGGGGACGCCGACGCGTGTTCAAACGGCGATAGAGATGCATCAGATCGCCGAGCCATTTATCCGACGGCGAGCGATCCGGCACATGGAAAAAGGCCGTGTTGTCATCCTGGCCGGCGGCACGGGCAACCCGTTCTTCACCACCGATACTGCCGCCGCTCTGCGTGCGGCCGAACTCGGTGCCGAAGCGATCCTCATGGCGAAGAACGGCACCGACGGTGTCTACACTGCTGATCCGCGCACGGATCCCACGGCAGTGCGCTACGACGTGCTGTCATATCAGGACGTCCTCGAACGCAACCTACGGGTGATGGATGGTTCAGCGGTGGCGCTGTGTCGGGATAACAATTTGCCGATCATCGTCTTTAATATTCAGGAGGATGGTAACATCCAGCGAGCAGCACAAGGCGAATCGGTTGGCACACTCATCTGCTCGCACGAACAGAAGGCGATGAACTGA
- the frr gene encoding ribosome recycling factor, with protein sequence MIPEIKADAEHRMVGAIDALHRELSGIRTGRAAPALVERLMVDYYGTPTPLNQIAGVSAPEARMLVIQPWDRGAMGDIERAIQKSDLGLTPNNDGAVIRLNIPSLTEERRKSLVKVVRGKVEESKIAIRNVRRDAVDSLKSLLKDKEIGEDDERRAATDIDQLTKRFTDDADQIGQAKEAEVLEV encoded by the coding sequence ATGATTCCTGAGATTAAGGCCGATGCCGAACATCGAATGGTTGGTGCGATCGACGCGTTGCATCGCGAGCTGTCCGGGATTCGAACGGGCCGAGCGGCACCTGCGCTCGTTGAACGCCTCATGGTCGATTACTACGGCACCCCAACGCCACTCAATCAGATCGCCGGCGTCTCCGCTCCGGAGGCACGCATGCTCGTCATTCAGCCGTGGGATCGCGGAGCCATGGGGGATATCGAGCGCGCAATTCAGAAGTCGGATCTCGGTCTGACACCCAACAATGACGGTGCAGTCATTCGTCTGAATATCCCCAGCCTGACCGAGGAGCGCCGCAAGTCGCTCGTAAAGGTCGTGCGCGGCAAGGTCGAGGAGAGCAAGATTGCCATTCGCAACGTTCGCCGCGACGCTGTCGATAGTTTGAAGTCCCTTCTGAAGGACAAGGAAATCGGCGAAGACGACGAGCGACGAGCCGCAACTGACATCGACCAGTTGACCAAGCGATTCACCGACGACGCGGATCAGATCGGTCAAGCCAAAGAGGCTGAAGTCCTCGAGGTTTAG
- the uppS gene encoding polyprenyl diphosphate synthase — protein MHDGAEPVAKPIPEHVGIIMDGNGRWAKQRGLPRIAGHEAGTENIRRITTRAAELGIGYLTLWAFSTENWRRPREEVDGILNILAHAIESETAELHRQGARLQHIGSLNGLSPSLCASIHNAIELTRDNQRITLTLAFNYGGRAEIVSAIQAIVNDGIPAEEITEEVINAHLFTAGMPNPDLIVRTSGEFRTSNFLIWQAAYAEYVFSPVLWPDFGPDDLDDAVVEYGQRDRRFGGLTDSQPAQPARV, from the coding sequence ATGCACGATGGCGCGGAGCCAGTCGCCAAACCTATCCCCGAGCATGTCGGGATCATTATGGACGGCAATGGCCGCTGGGCAAAACAGCGTGGACTCCCACGCATCGCCGGGCACGAGGCCGGTACTGAGAACATCCGCCGGATCACGACCCGCGCCGCTGAGCTTGGCATCGGTTATCTCACTCTCTGGGCATTCTCAACTGAGAATTGGCGTCGACCGCGTGAAGAGGTCGACGGCATCCTGAACATCCTCGCGCATGCAATCGAGAGCGAGACTGCCGAACTGCACAGACAAGGGGCGAGGTTGCAGCACATCGGCAGCCTCAATGGACTGTCACCCAGCCTGTGTGCTTCGATTCACAACGCGATCGAGCTTACGCGTGACAACCAGCGCATTACGCTCACGCTTGCCTTCAATTACGGCGGACGCGCTGAAATCGTGAGCGCTATCCAGGCGATTGTGAACGACGGTATTCCGGCCGAAGAGATCACCGAAGAAGTCATCAACGCACATCTGTTTACGGCAGGCATGCCGAATCCAGATCTCATTGTTCGGACGTCTGGAGAATTCCGGACGAGTAACTTCCTGATCTGGCAGGCTGCATATGCCGAGTACGTCTTCAGTCCGGTCCTGTGGCCCGATTTCGGCCCCGACGATCTTGATGATGCCGTGGTCGAATACGGGCAGCGCGATCGCCGCTTTGGTGGCCTGACCGACTCTCAGCCGGCACAGCCGGCGCGGGTCTGA
- a CDS encoding phosphatidate cytidylyltransferase, which produces MRQRAISSIGVVLVAIIPAILGSPVFSIVVGMIAIGALYELYRAYQRVGARPSTWTGTIAIIALIIIAGTDAPFRALTGAMCAYTLLALAQHLTKKDINGALIDWSFSLSGVMYIGFTLMHFILIRRIHGTVDMDWVRQADALIGDGRAALGLAWLLFVLVTTWMTDVFAYLIGRTWGREKLIPHISPGKTREGAIAGLVGGALTGLIAGWAFGVPASAIVMLVLGMLVAFGAMTGDLCESLIKRQIGIKDMGSVIPGHGGVLDRIDALLVTVPLTFYAALFVGWLGWS; this is translated from the coding sequence ATGCGTCAGCGCGCAATATCGTCCATCGGCGTCGTCCTCGTCGCCATTATCCCGGCGATTCTGGGCAGCCCCGTCTTCTCGATCGTCGTCGGTATGATCGCCATTGGTGCGCTCTACGAGCTCTATCGCGCCTATCAGCGTGTGGGTGCCCGACCCTCTACCTGGACCGGCACGATCGCCATTATCGCCCTCATCATCATCGCAGGAACCGACGCGCCGTTCAGGGCACTCACCGGCGCGATGTGTGCGTACACCTTGCTCGCGCTGGCCCAGCATCTGACCAAGAAGGACATCAACGGCGCGCTCATTGACTGGTCGTTCAGCCTGAGCGGTGTGATGTATATCGGATTCACCCTGATGCACTTCATCCTCATTCGCCGAATCCACGGTACCGTGGACATGGATTGGGTACGTCAGGCAGATGCATTGATCGGTGACGGTCGTGCCGCGCTGGGTCTTGCCTGGCTTCTGTTCGTCCTGGTGACGACCTGGATGACCGATGTCTTTGCCTACCTCATCGGTCGAACCTGGGGCCGAGAGAAGCTGATCCCGCACATCAGCCCGGGCAAAACGCGCGAAGGCGCGATCGCCGGACTTGTCGGCGGTGCGCTCACTGGCCTCATCGCCGGTTGGGCATTTGGTGTGCCCGCATCGGCGATCGTCATGCTCGTCCTGGGCATGCTCGTCGCATTTGGCGCGATGACCGGTGACCTGTGTGAGTCGCTGATCAAACGGCAGATCGGCATCAAAGACATGGGCTCGGTCATTCCCGGCCACGGTGGCGTCCTCGATCGCATTGACGCCCTTTTGGTTACCGTCCCGTTGACTTTTTACGCAGCGCTGTTTGTCGGCTGGCTGGGGTGGTCGTGA
- the dxr gene encoding 1-deoxy-D-xylulose-5-phosphate reductoisomerase yields the protein MSDIPQRVAILGSTGSIGRSTLDVIATHPDRFRVVALATSQNAATLREQARTHSARYIALEHGDIDVPGATRITGDALSTIATLEDVDILVVATTGHAAIKPTIAALEAGKVVALANKETIVAAGEIVMPVARRYPGALRPVDSEHSALWQCLGGDIRRVEHARRLILTASGGPFRNRDCTFLAQVSVEDALKHPNWSMGRKITIDSATLMNKGLEVIEAHWLFDMPYDRIDVVVHPQSLVHSLVQFIDGSIIAQLGSHDMRLPIQYALTWPERASAPTEMLDVMQLSQLDFEPPDLTVFPLLRLAYEAGRAGSTFPTVLSAADSVAVDAFLEGSIGFMDIAAVVQHALDAHQPAIGALTLEAVEHADAEATATATAAAQRITASR from the coding sequence GTGAGTGATATTCCGCAAAGAGTTGCGATCCTCGGGTCCACCGGTTCGATAGGCCGGAGCACGCTGGATGTCATTGCAACGCATCCAGATCGCTTCCGTGTCGTCGCCCTCGCAACATCACAAAACGCAGCCACGTTACGCGAACAAGCGCGTACGCACTCTGCGCGCTACATTGCCTTAGAGCATGGCGACATTGATGTGCCGGGTGCGACGCGCATCACCGGCGATGCATTGTCCACGATCGCAACGCTTGAGGATGTCGACATCCTCGTCGTCGCGACGACTGGCCACGCCGCCATCAAACCAACCATCGCTGCGCTTGAAGCAGGCAAGGTCGTTGCGCTCGCAAATAAGGAGACGATCGTCGCAGCTGGGGAGATCGTAATGCCGGTGGCGCGTCGGTATCCGGGGGCGTTACGTCCAGTCGACAGTGAGCACTCCGCATTGTGGCAGTGTCTCGGCGGGGATATTCGCCGCGTCGAGCACGCACGCCGCCTGATCCTGACAGCCTCAGGCGGACCATTCCGAAACCGGGATTGCACGTTTCTCGCTCAGGTGTCGGTGGAAGATGCTTTGAAGCATCCGAACTGGTCAATGGGCCGCAAGATCACTATTGATTCTGCCACGTTGATGAACAAGGGTTTGGAAGTCATCGAGGCACATTGGCTCTTCGACATGCCATACGATCGCATCGACGTCGTCGTCCACCCGCAGTCGCTCGTTCACTCGCTCGTACAGTTTATTGATGGTTCGATTATCGCGCAGCTTGGTTCCCATGACATGCGACTGCCGATCCAGTACGCGCTCACCTGGCCCGAGCGCGCGTCTGCGCCAACCGAGATGCTTGATGTGATGCAGTTGTCCCAGCTCGACTTCGAGCCGCCCGACCTGACTGTGTTTCCCCTGCTTCGACTCGCCTATGAAGCGGGCCGAGCCGGATCTACCTTTCCAACTGTTCTGTCAGCTGCGGACTCTGTAGCTGTTGATGCGTTCCTTGAGGGCTCAATTGGCTTCATGGATATCGCAGCGGTCGTACAGCACGCGTTGGACGCCCACCAGCCTGCGATTGGGGCACTGACTCTGGAAGCAGTGGAGCACGCCGACGCAGAAGCAACAGCAACTGCCACCGCCGCCGCGCAGCGAATTACAGCCAGCCGATGA